One region of Salvia miltiorrhiza cultivar Shanhuang (shh) chromosome 3, IMPLAD_Smil_shh, whole genome shotgun sequence genomic DNA includes:
- the LOC131014804 gene encoding probable cysteine protease RD19D — protein MKGGGLTYAAACLAAALLTCAVSLRADPELDPKILQVTGNRRNHQLLGTAAEVQFKSFVQEFGKEYSTRAEYLHRLGVFAENLIRAAEHQVLDPTAKHGVTQFSDLSPEEFEGMYMGVRGASPEPSENGVAAAEIDAEDLPESFDWRERGAVTDVKMQGSCGSCWAFSTTGAIEGANFIASGKLLNLSEQQLVDCDHACDAKEKSACDNGCSGGLMTNAYKYLMAAGGIEEESSYPYTAKRGECKFRPNNVAVKVANFSTIPLNENQIAAHLVSHGPLAVGLNAVFMQTYIGGVSCPLICGKRWVNHGVLLVGYGSRGYSILRFGYKPYWIIKNSWGKRWGEQGYYRLCRGHGMCGINTMVSAVVTSPLPS, from the exons ATGAAAGGAGGAGGTCTAACGTACGCAGCAGCGTGTCTCGCAGCCGCACTGTTAACCTGCGCCGTCAGCCTCCGCGCCGACCCCGAGCTCGATCCGAAGATCCTCCAGGTGACCGGTAACCGCCGCAACCACCAGCTCCTCGGCACGGCGGCGGAGGTCCAGTTCAAGAGCTTCGTCCAGGAGTTCGGGAAGGAGTACTCCACTCGCGCGGAGTACCTGCACCGCCTCGGCGTCTTCGCCGAGAACTTGATCAGGGCGGCGGAGCACCAGGTTCTCGACCCCACCGCCAAGCACGGCGTCACGCAGTTCTCCGATCTCTCCCCCGAGGAATTTGAGGGCATGTACATGGGGGTCAGAGGCGCCTCCCCGGAGCCATCCGAGAACGGAGTGGCCGCGGCGGAGATTGATGCGGAGGACTTGCCGGAGAGCTTTGATTGGAGGGAGAGAGGTGCTGTTACTGATGTTAAGATGCAG GGGTCGTGTGGTTCTTGTTGGGCATTTAGCACAACTGGAGCAATCGAAGGAGCAAATTTCATTGCAAGTGGGAAGCTTTTAAATCTTAGCGAGCAACAGTTGGTGGACTGTGATCACgcg TGTGATGCCAAGGAAAAGAGTGCTTGCGATAACGGATGCTCGGGTGGCTTAATGACGAACGCGTACAAGTACTTGATGGCGGCCGGAGGCATAGAGGAAGAGTCCTCCTACCCTTACACCGCCAAACGCGGCGAATGCAAATTCCGACCAAACAATGTGGCTGTCAAGGTTGCCAACTTCAGCACCATCCCCCTGAATGAGAATCAGATCGCCGCCCACTTGGTGAGCCACGGCCCCCTGGCGGTGGGGCTGAATGCAGTGTTCATGCAAACATACATCGGCGGCGTGTCGTGCCCGCTTATCTGCGGGAAGAGATGGGTGAACCACGGCGTGCTTCTGGTGGGGTACGGGTCGAGAGGGTACTCCATCTTGCGCTTCGGGTACAAGCCTTATTGGATCATCAAGAACTCGTGGGGGAAGCGATGGGGGGAGCAGGGTTATTACCGGCTCTGCCGGGGCCACGGCATGTGCGGGATCAACACCATGGTTTCGGCCGTCGTCACCTCTCCTCTACCTAGCTAA
- the LOC131014810 gene encoding uncharacterized protein LOC131014810 has protein sequence MEVNGRTSHCNENQCSEPSTSRNEQKKAEDNRPDTSQFVNHATIEWEEDRRKWIGDISQRSQRMQNDPIISWSTTYEDLLSTNDPFPNPIPLPEMVDFLVDIWHDEGLFD, from the exons ATGGAAGTTAATGGTAGAACTTCCCATTGCAATGAAAACCAATGTTCGGAACCTTCTACGTCTCGTAATGAACAGAAAAAGGCAGAAGATAACAGACCAGACACTTCTCAATTTGTTAATCATG CTACGATTGAATGGGAGGAGGACAGAAGAAAATGGATTGGAGATATATCTCAGAGGTCTCAAAGAATGCAAAATGATCCAATTATAAG CTGGTCAACAACGTACGAAGACCTGCTCTCGACCAATGACCCTTTCCCTAATCCAATTCCTTTACCT GAGATGGTAGATTTTTTGGTTGATATCTGGCATGATGAGGGGCTTTTTGATTAG